A stretch of the Photobacterium toruni genome encodes the following:
- a CDS encoding winged helix-turn-helix domain-containing protein has protein sequence MTDEINGGCKRLGRFDVDFTNRTITRISDGAFIKTSRSEILIFTLLAESANNTIYREVLLVECWQGKIVTNNSLTVAIKNLRTAFAQIGEHKIITTEPKLGYCIRQLVLIDDGSHPPKNDILTKENKKAQIQILQEEQPAISIEKKEDLINKELKNVTIKRISLSNIKFFDVIIIITFFFLTLIACYRFLFFIDTTSVEGLPVIYNGIDLPKPVQNAILQNDDSNISQWYAFPISKGCNYYQLFSVNNGHFVDYSSSVKQEICSDK, from the coding sequence ATGACAGATGAAATAAACGGCGGTTGTAAACGCCTAGGCCGTTTCGATGTTGATTTTACAAATAGAACCATAACTCGAATTAGTGATGGCGCTTTTATTAAAACTTCTCGATCAGAAATATTAATTTTTACGCTTCTCGCTGAATCGGCTAATAATACAATATATAGAGAAGTATTATTAGTTGAATGTTGGCAAGGGAAAATTGTAACAAACAATTCGTTAACAGTTGCTATCAAAAATTTACGTACTGCTTTTGCTCAAATTGGAGAGCATAAAATAATAACGACAGAACCTAAATTAGGTTATTGCATTCGACAGTTAGTACTGATTGATGACGGTTCTCATCCACCTAAAAATGATATTTTAACGAAAGAAAATAAAAAGGCACAAATACAAATATTACAGGAAGAACAACCTGCGATATCTATTGAGAAAAAAGAGGATTTAATTAATAAAGAATTAAAAAATGTGACAATTAAAAGAATATCATTATCAAATATTAAATTTTTTGATGTTATTATTATAATTACATTTTTCTTCTTAACATTAATTGCTTGTTATCGCTTTTTATTTTTTATTGATACGACCTCTGTTGAAGGACTTCCTGTTATTTATAACGGTATAGATTTACCTAAACCAGTACAAAATGCAATATTACAAAATGATGATAGTAATATTAGTCAATGGTATGCATTTCCTATAAGTAAGGGATGTAATTACTATCAATTATTTAGTGTGAATAATGGGCATTTTGTTGATTACTCCTCTTCTGTTAAACAGGAAATATGTAGTGATAAATAA
- a CDS encoding FIST signal transduction protein, protein MDIATSFSVLSDSHDAIVDAINILDEKIAPPSLLLLYFSEDYDYGILQSVLTKRYPDTRFLACSSCQGFMTENGYIKGQGIALWAINDISGAYGTSIVSSNGSIFNIARQAILKAINNSGRLGESPTLILLHATPGCEEEVIRGIEDVVGKNIAIIGGSAADDNVQGKWQIFNQEQQTQKGIGIAVFYPNCEVSFSFHSGYAATEHSAIATKVCGRELIELDHQPAADVYQKWINQKFEKNSSIINESSLNPLGRLVGTIHDLPYFKLAHPLMVTQNNGLKMFSSIIEGERLYFMSGTDERLITRAGRVITATNGTKLNPIGGLTIYCAGCMLKVQERMEEVASFVNIAMQNRPFVCPFTFGEQGQFVTGENAHGNLMISAVVFHRD, encoded by the coding sequence ATGGATATTGCAACAAGTTTTTCAGTATTAAGTGATTCTCATGATGCGATCGTCGACGCGATCAATATATTAGATGAGAAGATAGCACCACCTTCATTATTATTATTATATTTTTCGGAAGATTACGATTACGGTATTTTACAATCAGTATTAACAAAACGTTACCCTGATACACGTTTTCTTGCCTGTTCTTCTTGTCAGGGCTTTATGACAGAAAATGGATATATCAAGGGACAAGGAATTGCTCTTTGGGCCATCAATGATATTTCTGGCGCTTATGGGACATCGATTGTTTCATCTAATGGTTCTATTTTTAATATTGCCCGCCAAGCTATTCTAAAAGCAATCAATAATAGTGGACGCCTTGGCGAGTCACCAACATTAATATTATTGCATGCAACACCAGGATGTGAAGAAGAAGTCATTCGTGGAATTGAGGATGTTGTTGGTAAAAATATTGCTATCATTGGCGGTAGTGCTGCTGATGATAATGTTCAAGGTAAATGGCAAATATTTAATCAAGAACAACAGACCCAAAAGGGTATAGGTATTGCTGTTTTTTATCCTAACTGCGAAGTGAGTTTTTCTTTTCACTCGGGTTACGCAGCAACAGAACATTCTGCGATTGCAACAAAAGTCTGTGGACGCGAACTTATAGAATTAGATCATCAACCTGCAGCTGACGTTTATCAGAAATGGATAAACCAAAAGTTTGAAAAAAATAGTAGTATTATAAATGAAAGTAGTTTAAATCCTCTTGGTCGTTTAGTTGGAACAATACATGATTTACCCTATTTTAAATTAGCACATCCATTAATGGTAACTCAAAATAATGGCTTGAAAATGTTTTCCTCAATTATTGAAGGTGAACGTTTATATTTTATGTCAGGTACAGATGAGCGTTTAATAACAAGAGCGGGACGAGTTATAACTGCTACAAATGGCACAAAATTAAATCCAATTGGCGGGCTAACTATATATTGTGCTGGCTGTATGCTTAAAGTACAAGAACGAATGGAAGAGGTTGCATCATTTGTAAATATAGCAATGCAAAATAGACCATTTGTCTGTCCATTTACTTTTGGTGAGCAAGGGCAATTTGTTACGGGTGAAAATGCTCATGGCAATTTAATGATCTCAGCCGTTGTTTTTCATAGGGACTAA
- a CDS encoding heavy metal translocating P-type ATPase has product MMLTSITPPTIKGCYHCGEPIPEKCHFSVEILGEPRKLCCAGCEAIAKMIVDHKLTTYYEYRKHPAKKIELIPQNIQKLLLYDHQDIQADFVSENAQHHKEILLSIDGVSCAACVWLIEKQLYKQPGVITIEVNITTHRALLVWDASVVKLSHLLTILHQLGYKAAPFEINTQEQQYQQTMQHYLYKLGVAGIATMQVMMLAIALYFDVFEQSDNNFQHYLRWISLFVATPVLLYSALPFYHNAWRNIKILTLGMDVPVSIALLSAYSTSLYATITAQGEVYFESISMFVFFLLLGRYLEMRTRRHAAVMSANLLKLVPAMATLVSGEQVAAKTLKKSDIVTVLPGEYLPADGVIIQGSTTIDESMLTGESLAVKRTKNDTVFAGTLNGNGNITIQVSCNSKDTCISNIVRLQDHALYSKPQIALIADNIARYFIGVILLIALATWLHWHAYQPQDALWITVAVLVATCPCALSLATPTALTCSTAMLSRLGLLVRRGHVLETLCKVNHVIVDKTGTLTEGNIQLVTTKIFGQYSISEVLTYAAELERYANHPIAKCFMPYQLKTPLFDHVDNIIGDGLSGMINHQQWRIGKYDFVNNNQTPTDHLINIKYPSDYSIWLSCDNHIVAAFKIEDPLRKKSKQLINTWKQQGIKVTMLTGDNSIHAQRVAQQLDIDHFCANMTPINKLDFLQKIPATDISLMIGDGINDAPVLAGAHLSIALNSGTDIAKLSADVVLLGDNLLSIITARQLALRTRNIIRENLAWALGYNLIILPLAVTGLVTPYIAVIGMSVSSMIVVSNSLRLLK; this is encoded by the coding sequence ATGATGTTGACTAGTATAACACCACCCACTATTAAAGGTTGTTATCATTGTGGCGAACCTATACCTGAAAAATGTCACTTTAGCGTTGAAATTCTAGGCGAACCACGCAAGTTATGCTGTGCTGGATGTGAAGCTATCGCAAAAATGATTGTTGATCACAAATTAACGACTTATTATGAATATCGTAAACACCCTGCAAAAAAAATCGAATTAATTCCGCAAAATATACAAAAATTATTGCTTTATGATCATCAAGATATACAAGCTGATTTTGTAAGTGAAAATGCACAACATCATAAAGAAATATTACTTTCTATTGATGGCGTTTCCTGTGCTGCATGTGTGTGGTTAATTGAAAAACAGTTATACAAACAGCCTGGTGTTATCACAATTGAAGTAAATATTACAACGCATCGTGCTTTATTAGTATGGGATGCCTCAGTTGTAAAATTAAGTCACTTACTCACGATTCTGCATCAATTAGGCTATAAAGCTGCCCCTTTTGAAATTAATACCCAAGAACAACAGTATCAACAGACAATGCAGCATTATCTTTATAAATTAGGTGTTGCTGGTATTGCTACAATGCAAGTTATGATGCTGGCTATTGCTCTTTATTTTGATGTTTTTGAACAGTCTGATAATAATTTTCAGCATTATTTACGTTGGATAAGTTTATTTGTTGCAACACCGGTATTGTTATATTCTGCACTACCTTTTTACCATAATGCTTGGCGAAATATTAAAATATTAACGTTAGGTATGGATGTTCCTGTCTCTATTGCTTTACTGTCTGCTTATAGTACTAGCTTATATGCAACTATTACTGCTCAGGGAGAAGTATATTTTGAATCAATATCAATGTTTGTTTTTTTCCTTCTTCTTGGGCGATATTTAGAAATGCGTACTCGGCGACATGCTGCTGTAATGAGTGCCAATTTATTAAAACTTGTTCCGGCTATGGCAACTCTCGTTTCTGGTGAACAAGTTGCAGCTAAAACACTAAAAAAAAGTGACATTGTCACTGTTCTTCCTGGTGAATATTTACCTGCTGATGGTGTTATTATTCAAGGTTCAACCACTATAGACGAATCGATGTTAACTGGTGAATCTCTTGCAGTTAAACGAACGAAAAATGATACTGTATTTGCAGGTACTTTAAATGGAAATGGAAATATTACTATTCAAGTAAGCTGCAATAGCAAAGATACATGCATATCAAATATTGTACGCTTACAAGATCATGCTTTATATTCAAAACCTCAAATAGCCTTAATAGCTGATAATATTGCTCGTTATTTTATTGGTGTTATTTTACTTATTGCTTTAGCTACATGGTTACATTGGCATGCTTATCAACCACAAGATGCATTGTGGATCACCGTTGCTGTTTTAGTCGCGACTTGTCCTTGCGCATTATCTCTTGCAACGCCAACCGCACTTACCTGCTCAACGGCAATGCTAAGTCGATTGGGATTATTAGTTCGGCGTGGTCATGTATTAGAAACATTGTGCAAAGTTAATCACGTCATTGTTGATAAAACAGGTACATTAACCGAAGGCAATATTCAGCTAGTTACCACTAAAATATTTGGTCAATATTCTATCTCTGAAGTTCTTACTTATGCTGCAGAACTTGAACGTTATGCTAATCATCCAATAGCAAAATGTTTTATGCCTTACCAGCTTAAAACCCCTCTTTTTGATCACGTTGACAATATTATCGGTGATGGCCTAAGTGGAATGATAAATCATCAACAATGGCGTATTGGCAAATATGACTTTGTTAATAATAATCAAACACCCACCGATCATTTAATAAATATTAAATATCCAAGTGACTATTCTATATGGTTATCATGTGATAACCATATAGTTGCAGCTTTTAAAATTGAGGATCCACTTCGAAAAAAGAGTAAACAATTAATCAATACTTGGAAACAGCAAGGCATAAAAGTCACTATGTTAACAGGTGATAATTCTATTCATGCTCAACGTGTCGCTCAGCAATTAGATATTGATCATTTCTGTGCAAATATGACCCCCATCAATAAATTAGACTTTTTACAAAAGATACCTGCGACTGATATTTCATTAATGATTGGTGATGGTATTAACGATGCCCCCGTTTTAGCTGGAGCTCATCTATCCATTGCTCTCAATAGTGGTACTGATATAGCTAAATTATCTGCTGATGTTGTGCTATTAGGTGATAATTTATTATCTATTATAACAGCTCGCCAATTGGCATTACGTACACGTAATATTATCCGTGAAAATTTAGCGTGGGCATTAGGCTATAATTTAATTATTCTCCCATTAGCGGTTACGGGACTGGTTACTCCCTATATTGCAGTTATAGGCATGTCAGTAAGTTCAATGATTGTTGTATCAAATTCTTTAAGGTTATTAAAATAA
- a CDS encoding ATP-binding protein, with amino-acid sequence MIGFDSEKLQETLLDLQRTQERENQLRIENAAILEGVSAMAGANNKRQVFNSLLEVLRKFIAFDNAIVLTRDDEASDLQVLMSTVSAFDFNHWQVGSTFNRCINGECIALYSPKDIEEFKNKSPDLLNICHSSLMTGVKISSGDAMIILMSCEKGHFTSSCRRVLNRFRPLLERAIIDIDYRERLQSLVTARTQELTYSQQRFKDFARTVGDWFWEIDTDYKFSYISASQIANHLIDKNNILDFFDGHDDFKQKFCSQLQKNESFEDLEWHLFADEKEQWLSFSGTPYYNKHGLLLGYRGTVKNISVRKKRLFDLQQARQQAEAANKAKSQFIAMMSHEIRTPLNAVLGLMDMLSSSGLENEQQQWLGQMEQSAHLLLTIINDILDLSRIESGSFELFNSNINLTESITLVKKQLQPEANKKGILLECHIDESIPEYIFSDKNRIIQIMFNLIGNAIKFTDIGSVKIIVNKVDNNIEVSVSDTGIGISKDAQDSLFNPFHQADGSITRKYGGTGLGLTISKLLIKKMNGRINLKSNIGIGSCFKVIFPIIPAIHKMPHQAKKKLARSDFPLNILLAEDSPTNQLVAKLMLERRGHKVTITNHGKEAISKLLRCHNAFDLVLMDISMPILDGLEATKQIRKLKIETPIVALTANVMQDDQFLYQQVGMDGFLAKPIQPEELDLVLSKYQNLKEEITNK; translated from the coding sequence ATGATCGGTTTTGATTCAGAGAAACTGCAAGAAACATTATTAGATCTTCAGCGTACCCAAGAAAGAGAAAATCAGTTACGCATAGAAAATGCTGCGATTCTGGAAGGTGTTTCAGCAATGGCTGGCGCTAATAATAAGCGTCAAGTTTTTAATAGCTTATTGGAAGTACTAAGAAAATTCATCGCTTTTGATAATGCCATAGTTTTGACTCGTGATGATGAAGCATCTGATTTACAGGTATTAATGAGTACGGTTTCTGCATTTGATTTTAATCATTGGCAAGTCGGTAGTACATTTAATCGTTGTATAAATGGGGAATGCATTGCGTTATATTCACCCAAAGATATTGAAGAATTTAAAAATAAAAGCCCAGACTTATTAAATATTTGTCATTCGAGTTTAATGACCGGCGTAAAGATTAGCTCTGGTGACGCGATGATTATTTTAATGAGTTGTGAAAAAGGGCATTTCACATCCAGTTGCCGACGTGTTTTGAATCGATTTAGACCGTTACTTGAACGAGCAATTATAGATATTGATTACCGAGAACGATTACAATCATTAGTCACCGCTCGTACTCAAGAATTAACCTATAGCCAACAACGATTTAAAGACTTTGCTCGTACTGTAGGTGACTGGTTCTGGGAAATTGATACAGATTATAAATTCAGCTACATTTCAGCATCTCAAATTGCTAATCATTTAATTGATAAGAATAATATTCTAGATTTTTTTGATGGCCATGATGACTTTAAGCAAAAATTTTGCTCACAATTGCAGAAAAACGAATCATTTGAAGACTTAGAATGGCATCTTTTTGCTGATGAAAAAGAGCAATGGCTCAGTTTCAGTGGAACGCCTTATTATAATAAACATGGCTTATTGCTTGGTTATCGAGGTACCGTAAAAAATATTAGCGTAAGGAAAAAACGGTTATTTGATTTACAGCAAGCTCGTCAACAAGCAGAAGCCGCAAATAAAGCCAAGTCACAATTTATAGCAATGATGAGCCATGAGATTCGAACACCACTAAACGCAGTATTAGGTTTAATGGATATGTTGTCATCTTCAGGACTTGAGAATGAACAACAACAATGGTTAGGTCAGATGGAGCAATCAGCGCATTTACTTCTGACCATCATCAATGACATTCTTGATTTATCGCGAATTGAATCGGGTAGCTTTGAATTATTCAATAGCAATATAAACCTCACAGAAAGCATTACCTTAGTGAAAAAACAGCTTCAACCAGAAGCAAATAAAAAAGGTATCTTATTAGAATGCCATATTGATGAATCCATTCCTGAATACATTTTTTCAGATAAGAACCGAATTATTCAAATAATGTTTAATCTTATTGGTAATGCGATTAAGTTCACCGATATTGGTTCAGTTAAAATTATCGTTAATAAAGTAGATAATAATATTGAGGTTTCTGTTTCTGATACGGGAATTGGAATTTCTAAAGATGCGCAAGATAGTCTTTTTAATCCTTTTCATCAAGCTGACGGGAGCATTACTCGTAAGTATGGTGGCACTGGATTAGGATTAACTATCAGTAAATTATTAATAAAAAAAATGAATGGACGTATTAACCTTAAGAGCAATATTGGTATTGGTAGTTGCTTTAAAGTTATATTTCCAATTATTCCCGCAATTCATAAGATGCCACATCAAGCAAAGAAAAAATTAGCGCGATCAGATTTCCCTCTTAATATATTACTTGCTGAAGATAGCCCAACGAATCAACTTGTTGCTAAATTAATGCTAGAACGTCGTGGGCATAAAGTCACGATAACTAATCACGGTAAAGAAGCAATATCAAAACTGTTACGGTGTCACAATGCATTCGATTTAGTGCTAATGGATATCTCAATGCCTATTTTAGATGGATTAGAGGCTACCAAACAGATAAGAAAGCTAAAAATTGAGACACCAATAGTGGCATTAACAGCAAATGTAATGCAAGACGATCAATTTCTTTATCAGCAAGTTGGTATGGATGGTTTTTTAGCTAAACCAATACAACCTGAAGAATTGGATTTAGTCTTAAGTAAATATCAAAACCTAAAGGAAGAGATAACGAACAAATGA